From Paenibacillus physcomitrellae, the proteins below share one genomic window:
- the miaA gene encoding tRNA (adenosine(37)-N6)-dimethylallyltransferase MiaA: protein MTAESGLHKPNLLVLVGPTAVGKTNLSIELAKSFSCEIISGDSMQVYRGMDIGTAKISEQEMEGVPHHLIDVLEPDDAFSVARFQSACAELIPAITSRGNLPFIVGGTGLYVESVCYEYQFSEAEADEAFRQEQQRFADEHGTEALHVKLAAVDPASAAKLHPNDVRRVIRALEIYHLTGQTLSSQLAGQQKISPYHLCIIGLTMDRQLLYKRIEERIDLMLEQGLVEEVQSLLDKGYSRDLVSLQGLGYKEIAEHLLDGLPLEEAVIKLKRDTRHFAKRQLSWFRHMKDIHWIDVTQGENFPDHLAEIRAIIAGKFGIPLEYINKH from the coding sequence TTGACCGCTGAATCAGGCTTACATAAACCTAATCTGCTTGTGCTGGTCGGCCCTACGGCGGTCGGGAAAACAAATCTAAGCATTGAGCTTGCCAAATCTTTTTCGTGTGAGATTATTTCCGGCGATTCAATGCAGGTTTACCGTGGTATGGATATTGGGACAGCTAAAATTAGCGAGCAAGAAATGGAGGGGGTTCCCCATCATCTGATCGACGTGCTGGAGCCGGATGATGCCTTCTCTGTAGCCCGCTTTCAAAGCGCCTGTGCGGAGTTGATTCCGGCGATTACATCCCGGGGCAATCTGCCGTTTATCGTTGGCGGGACCGGCTTGTACGTGGAATCCGTATGCTACGAATATCAGTTCTCGGAAGCCGAAGCGGATGAAGCTTTCAGGCAGGAGCAGCAGCGGTTTGCCGATGAGCATGGAACGGAAGCGCTGCATGTGAAATTAGCCGCCGTGGACCCGGCATCAGCTGCCAAGCTGCACCCGAATGATGTAAGACGGGTGATCCGGGCTTTGGAAATCTATCATCTGACCGGGCAGACGTTGTCCAGCCAGCTGGCCGGCCAGCAGAAAATTTCCCCTTATCATTTATGCATCATCGGTTTGACAATGGACCGTCAATTGCTATATAAACGAATTGAGGAACGGATCGACCTGATGCTTGAACAAGGTTTGGTGGAAGAGGTACAGTCGCTGCTTGACAAAGGCTATTCACGGGACTTAGTGTCCCTGCAAGGGCTCGGTTATAAGGAGATTGCCGAGCATCTTCTGGATGGATTGCCTCTGGAAGAAGCCGTTATCAAATTGAAGCGGGATACCCGTCATTTTGCCAAACGCCAGTTGTCCTGGTTTCGCCACATGAAGGACATTCACTGGATCGATGTGACGCAGGGTGAAAACTTTCCGGACCATTTGGCCGAGATCCGTGCTATAATAGCAGGAAAGTTCGGGATTCCTCTTGAATATATCAACAAACACTAA
- a CDS encoding MerR family transcriptional regulator: MGDEIRRNMALFPIGIVMKLTDLSARQIRYYEQHQLIVPARTSGNQRLFSFNDVERLLEIKALIDKGVNIAGIKQVMNPVAKESQDATVLTDDTEEKRKELTDSQLYRMLKQQLVTGRRPGQVSLIQGELSRFFKS; encoded by the coding sequence ATGGGTGACGAAATACGGAGAAACATGGCCTTATTCCCAATCGGTATTGTAATGAAACTTACTGACTTGTCGGCTCGCCAAATTCGATATTATGAACAGCATCAATTGATCGTACCTGCCCGGACCTCCGGGAATCAGCGGTTATTTTCATTTAATGATGTTGAACGTTTGCTCGAAATCAAAGCGCTGATCGATAAGGGCGTTAATATCGCAGGTATTAAACAGGTTATGAATCCTGTTGCTAAAGAATCGCAGGATGCAACCGTGCTTACCGATGATACCGAAGAGAAACGTAAAGAATTAACGGATTCGCAATTATACAGAATGTTGAAGCAGCAGTTGGTAACCGGGAGAAGACCTGGTCAGGTTTCTCTGATCCAAGGGGAATTATCCCGTTTCTTTAAGTCATAA
- a CDS encoding DUF402 domain-containing protein, which produces MKRKFGDRANWRRVTQRKFASRYVENPYFSGYITLYGIEALREPLWKTYGRHTFRIADKGYSWLQYYPKDAHYIITAMFDDRDEIVEWYIDICKNQGVTDQGVPWFDDLYLDIVVLRNGEVFLLDQDELDDALGRKVITQRDYELATQTAREVLQMIDAHAFPYFLMSLNHCRQGFELDVLQFGESGGVQ; this is translated from the coding sequence ATGAAACGAAAATTCGGAGACCGCGCGAACTGGAGGCGCGTCACACAGCGCAAGTTTGCTTCACGGTATGTAGAGAATCCCTATTTCTCCGGATACATTACGTTATACGGTATTGAGGCGCTGAGAGAACCTCTTTGGAAGACCTATGGAAGGCATACCTTCCGTATTGCCGACAAAGGTTATTCCTGGCTGCAGTATTACCCCAAAGACGCGCATTATATTATAACGGCGATGTTTGATGACCGGGATGAAATAGTGGAATGGTATATTGATATATGTAAGAATCAAGGCGTTACGGATCAGGGAGTGCCATGGTTTGACGATCTGTATCTGGATATTGTCGTGCTCCGGAACGGGGAAGTGTTCCTGCTGGATCAGGATGAGCTGGATGATGCTCTGGGACGGAAAGTGATTACGCAGCGTGATTATGAGCTGGCCACACAAACCGCCAGAGAGGTGCTTCAAATGATTGACGCCCATGCGTTTCCTTATTTTCTGATGTCGCTGAATCATTGCAGACAAGGCTTTGAGCTGGATGTTCTGCAGTTTGGCGAAAGTGGAGGCGTCCAATGA
- the hfq gene encoding RNA chaperone Hfq, whose amino-acid sequence MNKSINIQDTFLNQLRKESIPVTVFLTNGFQIRGTVKAFDSFTIVIDSDGRQQMVYKHAISTFQPQRNVSLMQEQEG is encoded by the coding sequence ATGAACAAGTCCATAAACATCCAAGATACGTTCTTGAACCAATTGCGCAAAGAGAGCATCCCGGTTACTGTCTTTTTGACTAACGGTTTCCAAATCAGAGGAACAGTTAAAGCGTTTGACAGCTTTACGATTGTCATCGACAGCGATGGCCGTCAGCAAATGGTGTACAAGCATGCCATTTCTACATTCCAGCCGCAGCGCAACGTTTCGTTGATGCAGGAGCAGGAAGGCTAA
- the glnA gene encoding type I glutamate--ammonia ligase, giving the protein MSYSKEDILRIAKEENVRFIRLQFTDLLGTIKNVEIPVSQLEKALDNKMMFDGSSIEGYVRIEESDMYLYPDLNTWVIFPWVTTDRVARLICDVYMPDGTPFAGDPRGILKRALKEAEEMGYTSMNVGPEPEFFLFKTDEKGNPTLELNDQGGYFDLAPTDLGENCRREIVICLEEMGFEIEASHHEVAPGQHEIDFKYANAIHAADQIQTFKLVVKTIARQHGLHATFMPKPLFGVNGSGMHCHQSLFRGDVNAFYNENDELGLSEEARYYMAGILKHARAFAAITNPTVNSYKRLVPGYEAPCYVAWSASNRSPMIRIPASRGLSTRIEVRNPDPAANPYLALAAMLKAGLDGIKNELPLPAPIDRNIYVMSEEERLEEGIPSLPSDLKEALSELIRSEVIVSALGEHAVTHFYELKEIEWDMFRTQVHNWERDQYLTLY; this is encoded by the coding sequence GTGAGTTACAGTAAAGAGGATATTTTGCGCATTGCCAAAGAAGAGAATGTTCGCTTCATTCGTCTCCAATTTACCGACCTGCTCGGTACGATCAAGAACGTGGAGATTCCCGTAAGCCAGCTCGAGAAAGCTCTGGACAATAAAATGATGTTTGATGGTTCCTCGATCGAGGGATACGTCCGCATTGAAGAATCGGATATGTATCTCTATCCGGATCTGAACACCTGGGTGATTTTCCCTTGGGTGACTACAGACCGTGTAGCCCGTCTGATTTGTGACGTGTACATGCCTGACGGTACGCCGTTTGCCGGAGACCCGCGCGGTATTCTGAAACGTGCCCTGAAGGAAGCGGAAGAAATGGGCTACACTTCTATGAATGTAGGTCCTGAACCGGAGTTTTTCCTGTTCAAAACGGATGAGAAAGGCAATCCTACCCTTGAACTGAACGACCAGGGCGGTTACTTTGATTTGGCTCCTACGGATCTTGGCGAGAACTGCCGAAGGGAAATCGTTATTTGCCTGGAAGAAATGGGTTTTGAAATCGAAGCTTCCCACCATGAAGTAGCGCCTGGCCAGCATGAGATCGACTTTAAATATGCCAACGCTATTCATGCGGCAGACCAAATTCAAACCTTTAAATTGGTTGTGAAGACGATTGCCCGCCAGCACGGCCTGCATGCAACGTTTATGCCAAAACCATTGTTTGGTGTAAATGGTTCCGGTATGCACTGTCACCAGTCCTTGTTCCGCGGCGATGTAAATGCCTTCTACAACGAAAACGACGAGCTGGGCTTGAGTGAAGAAGCACGTTATTATATGGCTGGTATTCTGAAGCATGCCCGTGCGTTTGCAGCTATTACGAATCCTACTGTTAACTCTTATAAACGTTTGGTACCTGGCTATGAAGCGCCTTGTTATGTAGCTTGGTCCGCCAGCAACCGCAGTCCGATGATCCGTATTCCGGCATCCCGCGGTTTGAGTACTCGCATCGAGGTCCGCAACCCGGATCCGGCTGCGAACCCTTATCTGGCGCTTGCTGCTATGCTGAAAGCCGGTCTTGACGGCATCAAAAACGAACTTCCGCTCCCGGCTCCAATCGACCGCAACATCTATGTGATGTCGGAAGAAGAACGTTTGGAAGAGGGCATTCCAAGCCTGCCTTCCGACCTGAAAGAAGCGCTTAGCGAACTCATTCGCAGCGAAGTGATCGTAAGCGCGCTTGGCGAGCATGCGGTGACCCATTTTTACGAGTTGAAAGAAATCGAATGGGATATGTTCCGCACGCAAGTTCACAACTGGGAACGCGATCAATATCTGACTTTGTATTAA
- a CDS encoding aminotransferase class I/II-fold pyridoxal phosphate-dependent enzyme, with protein MAVFSEETLNKLKEAEMLAAPAMAEIDRIVDRNQWKVIEAFQKHKVSDYHFSNSTGYAYNDRGREVLDLVYAEVFGAESALVRPHFASGTHTISTALFGVLRPGDELFYITGRPYDTLHKVIGKAGDGTGSLADFGIGYKEAALKEDGKVDWDAVTSGITESTKVIGIQRSRGYDWRSSFTVQEIGDMVARLRSIKQDLIVFVDNCYGEFTEEIEPTQVGVDLMAGSLIKNPGGGLAETGGYICGKSEYVELAAYRLTAPGIGGEVGAMLGTTRGIYQGLFMAPTIVGQAVKGSILAAAVYEQAGFVTKPRWNEPRTDLIQAISFASAEQLISFVQGVQQASAVDGHVVPEPWDMPGYENPVIMAAGTFIQGGSLELSADAPIREPYIAYMQGGLTYSHVKYAILSSLEKMKNTNLL; from the coding sequence ATGGCCGTTTTTTCAGAAGAAACCCTAAACAAGTTAAAGGAAGCTGAGATGTTAGCTGCCCCCGCTATGGCGGAAATCGACCGGATTGTCGACCGTAACCAGTGGAAAGTGATTGAAGCGTTTCAGAAACACAAGGTAAGCGATTATCATTTCTCAAATTCAACCGGATATGCTTATAACGACAGGGGACGCGAAGTGCTGGATCTGGTGTACGCCGAGGTGTTCGGCGCCGAATCTGCATTGGTACGGCCCCATTTTGCGTCAGGCACACATACGATTTCGACCGCTTTGTTCGGTGTATTACGCCCGGGGGACGAGCTTTTCTACATTACAGGCAGACCTTACGACACACTGCACAAAGTGATCGGCAAAGCCGGTGATGGAACCGGTTCGCTCGCTGATTTCGGGATCGGGTATAAGGAAGCGGCGCTGAAAGAGGATGGCAAGGTCGACTGGGATGCGGTGACCTCAGGGATTACCGAAAGCACCAAAGTCATCGGCATTCAGCGTTCCAGAGGGTACGACTGGAGAAGTTCATTTACCGTACAAGAAATCGGAGACATGGTAGCCCGGCTGCGCTCCATCAAACAAGATCTGATCGTGTTTGTGGACAACTGTTACGGCGAGTTTACCGAAGAGATCGAACCTACCCAAGTCGGCGTGGATCTGATGGCCGGCTCGCTGATTAAAAATCCGGGCGGAGGTTTGGCCGAAACAGGAGGATATATTTGCGGGAAAAGCGAATATGTAGAACTGGCGGCCTATCGTTTAACTGCTCCAGGCATCGGCGGAGAGGTTGGAGCGATGCTGGGTACGACCCGCGGAATCTATCAAGGTTTGTTTATGGCGCCTACGATTGTGGGCCAAGCTGTTAAAGGAAGTATTCTGGCAGCGGCTGTTTATGAGCAGGCCGGGTTCGTCACCAAACCTCGCTGGAATGAGCCGCGTACGGATCTGATCCAGGCGATTTCGTTTGCTTCCGCAGAGCAGCTGATTTCCTTCGTTCAGGGGGTTCAGCAGGCATCGGCCGTAGACGGCCACGTTGTTCCGGAGCCTTGGGATATGCCGGGTTATGAGAACCCGGTGATCATGGCTGCAGGTACATTTATTCAAGGGGGAAGCCTTGAACTGAGCGCCGATGCGCCGATTCGTGAGCCCTATATTGCCTATATGCAGGGAGGATTAACCTACTCCCATGTCAAATATGCTATATTGTCCTCGCTTGAAAAGATGAAGAACACCAATCTCCTCTAA
- a CDS encoding AAA family ATPase, whose protein sequence is MQGRAMAGSGRSDERPSRQINVILRNSEPPVISQAVPDAEPAPVSAEKQQQGAFAEIRKELEQLVGLDNIKTLVYEIFALLQVARLRTDVGLLSEAQVFHMVFRGNPGTGKTTVARIIAKLFQKMGVLSKGHLIEAERADLVGEYIGHTAQKTRDLVKKAMGGILFIDEAYSLARGGEKDFGKEAIDTLVKAMEDHKNQFVLILAGYSDEMEFFLDTNPGLPSRFPIQIDFPDYSIDQLIQISEMMAKERDYILMPQAILKLKQHLLAEKMESPHAFSNARYVRNVIERSIRQQAVRLLNQYGGSSPGKLELMTIRTEDLKVEVKAEKKPGMP, encoded by the coding sequence ATGCAAGGGCGTGCCATGGCCGGCAGCGGACGCTCTGACGAAAGACCGTCCAGACAAATCAATGTAATTCTGCGTAACTCCGAACCACCTGTCATTTCCCAAGCCGTTCCGGATGCGGAACCCGCTCCTGTATCAGCTGAGAAACAGCAGCAGGGCGCCTTTGCGGAGATCCGTAAAGAGCTGGAACAGCTTGTCGGCCTAGACAACATCAAGACGCTGGTCTATGAAATTTTCGCTCTGCTGCAGGTTGCCCGGCTCCGTACAGATGTAGGTCTGCTGTCGGAAGCCCAGGTGTTCCACATGGTGTTCCGCGGCAATCCGGGAACGGGCAAGACTACCGTCGCCCGTATTATAGCGAAGCTTTTTCAGAAAATGGGTGTGCTCTCCAAGGGGCATCTCATAGAAGCGGAACGAGCCGATCTGGTCGGCGAATATATCGGGCATACGGCGCAGAAAACCCGTGACCTGGTGAAGAAAGCAATGGGCGGCATTTTGTTTATTGATGAAGCGTACAGCCTGGCCCGGGGCGGGGAAAAGGACTTTGGCAAGGAAGCGATAGATACGCTGGTGAAGGCGATGGAGGATCATAAAAATCAGTTCGTTCTGATTCTGGCCGGGTATTCGGACGAAATGGAATTTTTCCTCGATACGAATCCGGGGCTTCCGTCGCGTTTTCCGATCCAGATTGATTTTCCGGATTATTCGATCGACCAGCTGATCCAGATTTCCGAAATGATGGCGAAGGAACGCGATTATATTTTGATGCCTCAGGCGATACTCAAACTGAAGCAGCATTTGCTGGCGGAGAAGATGGAAAGCCCGCATGCGTTCAGCAATGCAAGGTATGTTCGCAATGTGATAGAACGTTCCATCCGGCAGCAGGCTGTACGGCTGCTTAATCAATATGGAGGATCTTCACCGGGCAAGCTGGAGCTGATGACCATCCGAACGGAGGATTTGAAGGTTGAAGTGAAAGCGGAGAAGAAGCCGGGCATGCCCTGA
- a CDS encoding YdcF family protein, translated as MSRRSSSLNPLGADSKKMLYRSLAKGGGLLLLLLAVWLAYAALQVESERSKEPVERADVGIVLGASLWDDYPSPGLAERLDRAVQDYRDGKFPMFIVTGGLDSSKANRTEAEGMALYLERHGVPDDHILLENKATSTYENLLYSQRIMKERDMKTAIIITHDFHGRRSLEIARSLNYKWPQLSLVHSKVLNEGYNKTREVLAYTKWKLQQIAMVLT; from the coding sequence ATGAGCAGGCGAAGCAGTTCGCTAAACCCTTTAGGGGCAGATAGTAAAAAAATGTTATACCGCTCGCTGGCCAAAGGCGGAGGACTCCTCCTGCTGCTGCTAGCTGTATGGCTGGCTTATGCGGCTTTGCAGGTGGAAAGCGAACGCAGCAAGGAACCGGTGGAACGTGCCGATGTTGGGATTGTGCTTGGAGCCTCCTTATGGGACGATTATCCGAGCCCCGGCCTGGCAGAACGGCTGGACCGGGCGGTTCAGGATTACCGGGATGGTAAATTTCCGATGTTCATCGTTACCGGCGGTTTGGACAGCTCCAAGGCGAACCGGACGGAAGCTGAGGGAATGGCGCTGTATTTGGAAAGGCATGGCGTTCCGGACGACCATATTTTACTGGAGAACAAGGCCACAAGCACTTATGAGAATCTGCTGTACAGTCAGCGCATAATGAAGGAACGGGATATGAAGACCGCCATTATTATTACTCATGACTTTCACGGGCGCCGTTCTTTAGAAATTGCCAGATCGCTGAATTACAAATGGCCGCAGCTCTCGCTGGTGCATTCCAAGGTATTGAACGAAGGGTATAACAAAACCAGGGAAGTACTTGCCTACACCAAATGGAAGCTGCAGCAGATTGCGATGGTACTTACTTGA
- a CDS encoding PBP1A family penicillin-binding protein has translation MPTDRPSRMERNHKKPDKMSDQPKGKKKKKRLNGRMIFWTAFFTIAVAVICGIIGYLFITVNGEKLLDANRDKLVVNGPTQVFDRSGKLMGELSVETSDPVESQDIPKLLKMAFVATEDKRFYEHSGVDFWSIGRAAVKDVVARSMVEGGSTITQQLAKNIFLTRDKTFFRKATEMSIAMALERQLSKDEILTMYLNRINFGGTTYGIKAASEKYFGISDLNKLEIWQMATLAAMPKGPSAYNPLRHPEASTARRAVVLDLMYEQGLITAEQRDQAKTVVYDYQPPAQQQKYPAFIDYVMDEAEDVMPDLTEDDLVRGGYKIYTTMDAQAQKAVEKAFADDDLFEKSVDDQPVQAAMMIMNHENGSILALLGGRDYERKGFSRINSRRQPGSAFKPIVAYAPALESGKFTMDSELSNEKQCFSDYCPTNLHGYSKTIGMTEAITKSENIPAVWLLNQIGVKTGISYAEKMGIKLDKNDNNLAIALGGLTQGTTVKEMAAAYSVFGNEGRYNDPYSIKQVVNQEGTVVYQHGNPEQKKVLSSDTAYYMTKMMQDVISDGTGKNAKLGDRPLAGKTGTTQSGISGSSRNRDAWFVGYTPEWTAAVWMGYDKPDKNHLLKGSSGEAAKLFSTVMKEALEGVPIKDFEAPDNLTQSTPEPSESAPQGITDLSGSYDNSTGTVKLSWSPAAEQADGGEYRIYRKASEEQDFSLLMSVLTTDAEDLSVVPGTTYQYYVTYYDKNSDQESEASNKVEVDVPKEELPASEEPSPDESAPDESGWPGQPSDGEFTPPPVQSGEPGQTDNGGNEEQGEDQGQAEPPATNTPGRGGGRGNPSFEPGQGSGQDNGLSGQGTGMPVNPDQGTATGTATGSVSDPPGNP, from the coding sequence ATGCCGACAGACAGACCGTCGAGAATGGAACGGAACCATAAGAAGCCGGACAAAATGTCGGATCAGCCGAAGGGCAAGAAGAAAAAGAAACGCCTGAACGGCAGAATGATTTTTTGGACGGCGTTTTTCACTATAGCAGTAGCCGTGATATGCGGAATTATTGGTTATCTGTTCATTACGGTTAACGGCGAGAAGCTTTTGGATGCGAATAGAGATAAGCTTGTGGTCAACGGACCGACCCAGGTATTTGACCGCAGCGGGAAATTAATGGGCGAATTGTCCGTTGAGACCAGCGATCCGGTCGAAAGCCAGGATATTCCGAAGCTGCTTAAGATGGCCTTTGTGGCTACAGAGGATAAACGGTTTTATGAACACAGCGGCGTAGACTTCTGGTCGATCGGCCGCGCGGCCGTTAAAGACGTTGTGGCACGCAGCATGGTGGAAGGCGGAAGTACGATTACCCAGCAGCTGGCCAAAAATATTTTTCTGACCCGGGACAAAACGTTCTTCCGGAAAGCGACTGAAATGTCGATTGCGATGGCGCTTGAGCGGCAGCTTTCCAAGGATGAAATCCTGACAATGTATTTGAACCGGATCAATTTCGGGGGGACAACGTACGGCATTAAAGCCGCGTCCGAGAAATATTTCGGAATTTCCGATCTGAACAAACTTGAAATTTGGCAGATGGCCACCCTGGCTGCGATGCCGAAGGGACCGTCGGCTTATAATCCGCTCCGTCATCCGGAAGCATCGACGGCCCGCCGGGCGGTTGTGCTGGATTTGATGTATGAGCAGGGGCTGATTACCGCCGAACAGCGGGATCAGGCCAAAACCGTGGTTTATGATTATCAGCCGCCAGCCCAGCAGCAGAAATATCCGGCATTTATTGACTATGTGATGGATGAAGCCGAAGACGTGATGCCGGATCTTACCGAAGATGATCTGGTGCGCGGCGGGTATAAAATTTATACCACAATGGATGCCCAAGCCCAGAAGGCAGTAGAGAAGGCTTTTGCCGATGACGATCTGTTTGAGAAAAGTGTTGATGATCAGCCGGTTCAAGCGGCTATGATGATCATGAACCATGAGAATGGCAGCATTTTGGCCTTGCTCGGCGGACGTGACTACGAACGCAAAGGCTTCAGCCGTATTAACAGCCGCAGACAGCCGGGTTCGGCGTTTAAACCTATTGTTGCTTATGCTCCTGCTTTGGAGAGCGGCAAGTTTACGATGGATTCCGAGCTCAGCAATGAGAAGCAGTGTTTCAGCGATTATTGTCCAACCAATCTGCACGGATATTCCAAGACCATCGGGATGACCGAAGCGATTACGAAATCGGAAAATATCCCTGCCGTATGGTTGCTGAACCAGATCGGTGTCAAGACGGGAATTTCTTATGCGGAGAAGATGGGAATCAAGCTAGATAAAAATGATAACAACCTGGCCATTGCTCTTGGCGGTTTGACTCAAGGAACCACAGTCAAAGAGATGGCTGCCGCCTACAGTGTATTTGGCAATGAAGGTCGTTACAACGACCCTTATTCCATTAAACAGGTGGTTAATCAGGAAGGAACGGTTGTGTACCAGCATGGCAATCCGGAGCAGAAGAAAGTGCTTAGCTCCGATACGGCTTATTACATGACCAAAATGATGCAGGACGTTATTTCGGATGGTACGGGTAAAAACGCCAAACTCGGCGACCGGCCGCTCGCCGGTAAAACCGGTACAACGCAAAGCGGCATCTCCGGCAGCAGCCGAAACCGGGACGCCTGGTTCGTCGGCTATACGCCGGAATGGACGGCGGCCGTCTGGATGGGCTATGACAAGCCGGATAAGAATCACCTGCTGAAAGGCAGCAGCGGCGAGGCTGCCAAGCTGTTCAGCACGGTTATGAAAGAAGCGCTTGAAGGCGTGCCGATTAAGGATTTCGAGGCGCCGGATAATTTAACGCAGTCTACTCCGGAACCATCAGAAAGCGCTCCGCAGGGCATTACTGATCTGAGCGGGTCTTACGACAATTCCACGGGAACTGTCAAACTCAGCTGGAGCCCAGCTGCAGAGCAGGCAGACGGAGGAGAGTACCGTATTTACCGTAAGGCCTCGGAGGAGCAGGATTTCTCTCTGCTGATGAGCGTGCTTACGACGGATGCCGAAGATTTGAGCGTAGTGCCTGGAACGACTTATCAATATTATGTAACTTATTATGATAAGAACAGTGATCAGGAAAGCGAAGCTTCCAATAAAGTAGAAGTTGATGTGCCGAAGGAAGAGCTGCCAGCTTCTGAGGAACCAAGTCCTGATGAAAGTGCTCCGGATGAGAGCGGCTGGCCGGGACAGCCGTCAGACGGCGAATTTACGCCTCCGCCAGTGCAGTCTGGAGAACCTGGTCAAACGGATAATGGCGGAAACGAGGAGCAGGGCGAAGATCAAGGTCAGGCTGAGCCTCCTGCTACGAACACGCCTGGACGCGGCGGCGGAAGAGGGAATCCTTCTTTCGAACCGGGGCAAGGCAGTGGCCAGGATAATGGACTGAGCGGACAGGGAACCGGGATGCCGGTTAACCCGGACCAAGGCACAGCTACAGGAACAGCCACAGGCTCGGTTTCGGATCCACCTGGGAATCCATAA
- the hflX gene encoding GTPase HflX, which translates to MKQTTYDTNQLIRDKAILVSLITDEVKRSGLNSDYSLEELKNLAETAGVEVMGQLVQNKETPDSRFFLGKGKVEELAELIREHDANTAIFDQELSGAQVRNLEEKLDVKMIDRTQLILDIFAQRAKTREGIIQVELAQLSYLLPRLSGHGKNLSRLGGGIGTRGPGESKLETDRRHIRGRISDLKHQLEEVTRHRKLHRMRRKETGIVQVALVGYTNAGKSTLLKQLTAADVYVENQLFATLDPTTRNLVLPSGTEIVLTDTVGFIQNLPHDLVASFRATLEEANEADLILHVVDASAENREEQMRVVGDILNELGAGDKPQIILYNKKDLCRPEQLEMLPVTGSSLKISAYDEEDLKKVVAAIQEHLTGETLTFKLPAGQGELGALIHRVGKVETQETDEDYVIYRVLLNQGDYQKQKHKLEPFRVK; encoded by the coding sequence ATGAAACAGACGACCTACGATACGAACCAACTGATTCGGGATAAAGCCATCCTTGTTAGTCTAATTACGGATGAAGTGAAGAGAAGCGGCCTGAACTCCGATTATTCGCTAGAGGAGCTGAAGAACCTGGCCGAAACGGCCGGCGTTGAAGTGATGGGCCAATTGGTTCAGAATAAAGAGACGCCGGATTCCCGCTTTTTCCTCGGCAAAGGCAAGGTCGAGGAGCTTGCAGAGCTGATTCGTGAGCATGATGCCAATACGGCTATCTTCGATCAGGAGCTTTCCGGTGCCCAGGTGCGCAATCTGGAAGAGAAACTGGACGTCAAAATGATTGACCGGACCCAGCTGATTCTCGATATCTTTGCCCAGCGGGCCAAAACCCGTGAAGGGATTATCCAGGTTGAGCTGGCGCAGCTGTCCTATCTTCTGCCCCGTTTATCCGGGCACGGGAAGAATCTTTCCCGGCTTGGCGGCGGGATCGGGACAAGAGGTCCGGGTGAAAGCAAACTCGAAACGGACCGCCGGCATATTCGCGGACGGATCAGCGATCTGAAGCATCAGCTCGAAGAGGTGACCCGTCATCGCAAGCTGCACCGGATGCGGCGCAAGGAAACGGGCATCGTACAAGTGGCGCTGGTCGGTTATACGAATGCGGGCAAGTCGACATTGCTCAAGCAGCTGACAGCGGCAGACGTTTACGTAGAGAACCAGCTGTTCGCCACGCTTGATCCGACTACCCGGAATTTGGTGCTGCCAAGCGGGACAGAAATTGTTTTGACGGACACGGTCGGCTTTATTCAGAATCTGCCGCATGATCTGGTTGCCTCGTTCCGAGCTACTCTGGAAGAAGCAAACGAAGCGGATCTGATCCTGCACGTGGTGGATGCCTCGGCGGAGAACCGGGAAGAACAGATGCGTGTGGTCGGAGATATTTTGAATGAATTGGGAGCCGGGGACAAACCGCAAATTATTCTTTATAACAAAAAAGATCTGTGCAGACCCGAGCAGCTGGAAATGCTGCCAGTGACCGGATCTTCGCTTAAGATCAGCGCTTATGATGAAGAGGATTTGAAGAAAGTAGTGGCTGCGATTCAGGAGCATTTAACCGGCGAAACTTTAACGTTTAAACTGCCTGCCGGCCAAGGAGAGCTTGGGGCCTTGATTCATAGAGTCGGCAAAGTCGAAACGCAGGAAACGGACGAGGATTATGTGATCTACCGCGTGCTGCTTAATCAAGGGGACTACCAGAAACAGAAACATAAGCTTGAACCTTTCAGAGTAAAATGA